The proteins below are encoded in one region of Apium graveolens cultivar Ventura chromosome 4, ASM990537v1, whole genome shotgun sequence:
- the LOC141717484 gene encoding jasmonate-induced oxygenase 2-like — protein sequence MAEVLPAEEAEILLSKRVQEMVLDGEEPPALYICRDGKDTDDHSDSSTVSPVPVIDIGLVSSSATLTDICILELEKLRSALSSWGCFQAIGHGIPSSLLDEMRKVAKEFFKQPVAEKKKIAKTVAEFEGYGADPAPEEGQPLDWSDRIVLEVYPQDNKNLNLWPEKPESFRDILEEYTMRIKMLAEVTSRVLAKSLNLHQDCFLDELGDQATITARFNYYSCCQRPDLVLGLKPHSDVSAFTIVLQDEPGLQIRKDDRWFTVPKNPDALVFILGDHMEIMTNGIFKSPVHRVLSNLQMERISIAMFYNPPADKEIGPRDDLVDEENPRLFKKVKDYVTTYFQYYQRGQRAIHTAQV from the exons ATGGCTGAAGTTTTGCCTGCAGAAGAAGCAGAGATTTTGCTGTCAAAGCGAGTCCAAGAAATGGTCTTAGATGGTGAGGAGCCACCAGCACTTTACATATGCAGAGATGGCAAAGATACTGATGATCATAGTGATTCTTCGACGGTTTCTCCAGTTCCGGTTATCGATATAGGCCTTGTGTCATCTTCTGCAACATTGACAGATATATGCATCCTGGAGTTAGAAAAACTTAGATCAGCTCTGTCATCTTGGGGTTGCTTTCAG GCAATTGGTCATGGGATTCCAAGTTCATTGCTTGATGAGATGAGAAAGGTTGCAAAAGAGTTCTTTAAACAACCAGTGGCAGAGAAGAAAAAGATAGCCAAAACTGTTGCAGAATTCGAAGGATATGGGGCTGACCCTGCCCCTGAAGAAGGTCAGCCTCTAGATTGGTCGGATCGTATTGTTCTTGAAGTGTATCCTCAAGATAACAAGAATCTCAACTTGTGGCCAGAAAAGCCAGAATCATTCAG AGATATTCTAGAAGAATACACAATGAGAATAAAAATGTTAGCAGAAGTCACATCCAGAGTCCTTGCAAAGTCACTAAATCTACATCAGGATTGCTTTCTCGACGAGTTAGGTGATCAGGCAACGATAACTGCAAGATTCAATTACTATTCTTGTTGTCAGAGGCCTGATCTTGTTCTAGGCCTAAAACCACACTCAGACGTATCGGCTTTCACCATCGTTTTGCAAGATGAACCAGGTCTTCAAATCCGTAAAGATGACAGATGGTTTACAGTTCCAAAAAATCCTGATGCCCTTGTATTCATCTTAGGTGATCACATGGAG ATAATGACGAATGGGATATTCAAGAGTCCGGTGCATAGAGTGCTGAGTAACTTACAAATGGAGAGGATTTCTATTGCCATGTTCTACAACCCACCTGCAGATAAAGAAATTGGACCACGGGATGATTTGGTGGATGAGGAAAACCCGAGGTTATTCAAGAAAGTCAAAGATTATGTTACAACATACTTCCAGTATTACCAGAGGGGGCAGAGAGCAATTCATACAGCACAAGTCTGA
- the LOC141716605 gene encoding glycerol kinase-like, whose protein sequence is MSSKNAFIGSLDQGTTSTRFIIYDSSTKAIASHQVEFTQFCPKAGWVEHDPMEILESARICMAKAVDKATADGHNVDSELKAIGITNQRETVVIWSKTSGCPLHNAIVWMDVRTTAICRRLEGELKGGKNHFLETCGLPISTYFSAMKILWLMENVEAVDKAIKSGDAMFGTIDTWLIWNLTGGIKGGLHVTDVSNASRTLLMNLKSLDWDKQVLEELKIPAEILPKIISNSEIIADIATGWPTTGIPIAGCLGDQHAAMLGQACMKWEAKCTYGTGAFILLNTGDEIVKSSHGLLSTVAFKLGPQAPTSYALEGSIAIAGAAVQWLRDNLGIISSASEVEKFAAEVDSTGGVYFVPAFNGLFAPWWRDDARGVCIGITRYTTKSHICRAVLESICFQTRDVIDSMNKDVGKEDGADKFVLRVDGGASVNSLLMQLQADVLGTPVVRPANIETTALGAACAAGLAIGVWTENDIFTSSERMKTASIFRPILPNEQRKKRVDSWMKAVSTTFNLADLAL, encoded by the exons ATGTCTAGCAAAAATGCTTTCATAGGTTCACTGGATCAGGGAACCACAAGCACAAGATTCATCATCTATGATTCCAGTACTAAGGCCATTGCTTCTCACCAGGTTGAATTCACACAGTTCTGTCCAAAAGCAGG ATGGGTGGAGCATGATCCAATGGAGATACTCGAAAGTGCAAGGATTTGCATGGCGAAAGCTGTAGACAAGGCCACAGCTGATGGACATAATGTTGATAGTGAGTTGAAGGCCATTGGTATAACTAATCAAAGAGAGACTGTTGTTATATGGAGCAAAACTTCTGGCTGTCCTCTTCACAATGCCATTGTTTGGATGGACGTTCGTACTACCGCCATTTGCAG GAGACTTGAGGGTGAACTGAAAGGAGGAAAAAACCATTTCCTAGAGACATGTGGTTTGCCTATAAGCACTTATTTTAGTGCAATGAAGATTCTGTGGTTGATGGAAAATGTGGAGGCTGTGGACAAAGCTATAAAATCTGGGGATGCTATGTTTGGAACAATTGACACCTGGTTGATCTGGAATCTAACAGGAGGGATCAAAGGCGGCTTGCATGTCACCGATGTCTCAAATGCATCAAGGACTCTGCTCATGAATCTCAAATCACTTGATTGGGATAAACAAGTTTTGGAAGAATTGAAAATTCCTGCTGAAATTTTGCCTAAAATAATTTCCAACTCTGAGATTATCGCAGACATAGCAACGGGATGGCCTACTACAGGTATCCCTATTGCAGGATGTCTTGGTGATCAACATGCTGCAATGTTGGGGCAAGCTTGTATGAAGTGGGAAGCCAAGTGCACTTATGGAACCGGGGCATTCATACTACTCAACACGGGTGATGAGATTGTTAAGTCAAGTCATGGATTATTAAGCACTGTGGCATTTAAACTCGGGCCTCAAGCTCCCACATCCTATGCATTAGAGGGGTCCATTGCTATTGCTGGAGCTGCAGTCCAGTGGCTTAGGGATAATCTTGGAATAATCAGTAGTGCAAgtgaggttgagaagtttgcAGCAGAGGTTGATTCTACAGGTGGAGTCTATTTTGTTCCAGCATTTAATGGATTATTTGCTCCTTGGTGGCGTGATGATGCTCGCGGTGTTTGCATTGGAATTACTAGGTACACAACCAAGTCCCACATCTGCAGGGCTGTGCTTGAAAGTATTTGTTTTCAGACAAGAGATGTAATAGATTCAATGAATAAAGATGTTGGTAAAGAGGACGGTGCTGACAAATTCGTGCTTAGAGTTGATGGTGGTGCTTCTGTCAACAGCCTACTAATGCAATTGCAG GCTGATGTGCTTGGTACGCCAGTAGTAAGACCAGCCAACATCGAGACGACAGCACTTGGAGCAGCTTGTGCTGCTGGATTAGCTATTGGAGTTTGGACAGAAAACGATATCTTCACTAGCAGTGAAAGGATGAAGACAGCCTCCATTTTTCGACCCATACTGCCAAACGAACAGAGGAAAAAGAGAGTGGACTCATGGATGAAAGCTGTTTCCACAACTTTTAACTTGGCTGATCTAGCTTTGTAA
- the LOC141717486 gene encoding codeine O-demethylase-like, translating to MAEKKKIAKTLREFEGYGADPVPEEGQPLDWSDRLVLELYPQEKRNYNLWPEKPKPFRDILEEYSKKIKKLTEVTSEVLAKALNFDQNCFLEELGDQATLTARFNYYSCCQRPDLVLGLKPHTDVTAFSMILQDESGLQVRKDDKWFTVPKHPDALIFLLGDHMEIMTNGIFKSVMHRVLSNLQKERISIAMFYDPPADIERGPKDDLVNEENPRLFKNVKDYVTTYWQYYERGQRAIHTALV from the exons ATGGCAGAAAAGAAAAAGATAGCGAAAACTCTTAGAGAATTTGAAGGATATGGGGCTGATCCTGTCCCTGAAGAAGGTCAGCCTCTTGATTGGTCGGACCGTCTTGTTCTTGAATTATACCCTCAAGAGAAGAGGAATTATAACTTGTGGCCAGAAAAGCCAAAACCATTCAG AGATATTCTAGAAGAATACTCCAAGAAAATAAAAAAGTTAACAGAAGTAACATCTGAAGTCCTTGCAAAGGCACTAAATTTTGATCAGAACTGTTTTCTGGAGGAGCTAGGTGATCAGGCAACACTAACCGCGAGGTTCAATTACTATTCTTGTTGTCAGAGGCCTGATCTTGTTCTCGGCCTAAAACCACATACAGATGTAACAGCTTTCTCCATGATTCTGCAAGATGAATCAGGTCTTCAAGTCCGTAAAGATGACAAATGGTTTACAGTTCCAAAACATCCTGATGCCCTTATATTCCTGTTAGGGGATCACATGGAG ATAATGACAAATGGAATATTCAAGAGTGTGATGCATAGAGTTCTGAGTAACTTGCAGAAGGAGAGGATTTCTATTGCCATGTTTTATGATCCACCTGCAGATATCGAGAGGGGACCAAAGGATGATTTGGTTAATGAGGAAAACCCGAGGTTATTCAAGAACGTCAAAGATTATGTTACAACATACTGGCAGTACTACGAGAGGGGGCAGCGAGCAATTCATACAGCATTAGTCTGA
- the LOC141718178 gene encoding VQ motif-containing protein 11-like yields the protein MASSSSSYSLKPNNNKSPQLENAIRVHVDPSNFRDVVQKLTGARPAVEKHNPVNIGAVRPSFKLQEHARNLQLQLNQNGLPESAFAPRKRVINVSPVSTLDTVLARGSPSPGTSVSPFVPQEEITMADKGFYLYPSPPATASKPQPQLLPLFPTSPDS from the coding sequence ATGGCTTCTTCTAGTTCCTCTTACTCTCTCAAACCAAACAATAACAAATCACCGCAACTAGAAAATGCCATCCGTGTTCATGTTGACCCATCAAACTTTCGTGATGTGGTCCAAAAATTAACAGGAGCCAGACCAGCAGTCGAGAAGCACAACCCTGTTAACATTGGTGCAGTAAGACCATCGTTCAAACTCCAAGAACACGCTAGAAACCTCCAACTACAATTGAACCAAAATGGGTTACCCGAGTCTGCGTTTGCACCAAGAAAGAGAGTGATAAATGTCTCGCCTGTGTCAACATTGGACACGGTTTTGGCACGAGGGAGTCCAAGTCCAGGAACATCAGTGTCACCTTTTGTACCACAGGAGGAGATAACTATGGCAGATAAAGGCTTTTATTTGTATCCCAGTCCACCGGCTACTGCTAGCAAGCCTCAACCCCAGTTGCTTCCCTTGTTCCCAACGTCTCCAGATTCTTAA